The following proteins are co-located in the Solenopsis invicta isolate M01_SB chromosome 7, UNIL_Sinv_3.0, whole genome shotgun sequence genome:
- the LOC105204179 gene encoding uncharacterized protein LOC105204179 encodes MEALGQIQQVANKIRTSSRPAVYALYRLVFEEEGNRASRKRLREFRGFDFNDASQEFKTKYKYSAVFTIGDLTSMCNILGLDYTGTKEDLRQKIIRALMDIQSLAPHEDDDVDSGEESEESERAEELPHRLQTKMRASSDIDASSHSNNDSYQIPRKHRRQDRTKITFNFKDIEDTIRPFDGSDDCPIEKWIANFEELAALFKWDAIQKLVFVRKSLKGVAKTFVRGLSITQSWKQLKEALKEEFSLKVSSADIHRKLAKRKIKKDENLQEYYLSMREIASKGNIDVESVIQYIIDGVPDNSNKVVLYGARNYNEFKARLRTYERMQDRGTASSKGYLKKETMGKPTKDDAKSEKDDAKRTAKDRCYNCGEGGHRSTTCQFKDRGKKCFGCNDFGHETKNCPSKNSKKSQVTTNVLVQSVDTSRMFKEIVIGDNCLRALIDTGSHLSLMRENMFTTINISKLCKSHVLLTDIAQGQVKTLGYFQTTIIIDNVDFSITFYVVPSGALTVDIILGTDFINQTEITINQDGIKITKPNALVLLSQIELQQNNDELIHTDLNIDNESRKTVECMMSAYKPNKIKTTDIELKITLKEETPIYQSPRRLPPKERESVEKQVNDWLHEGIIEPCSSEYASPVVVVKKKNGSLRLCVDYRKLNRIMVRDKYPLPVMDEQIDLLTEANIFSTIDLENAFLHVNVEASSRKYTAFVTHQDH; translated from the coding sequence ATGGAGGCACTTGGACAAATCCAACAAGTCGCTAATAAAATTCGGACATCTTCACGCCCAGCTGTATATGCGCTGTATCGGCTTGTATTTGAAGAGGAGGGAAATCGCGCTAGCCGCAAACGACTGCGTGAATTTCGTGGCTTCGATTTTAATGACGCATCTCAAGAAttcaaaacaaaatacaaatattctGCTGTCTTTACAATCGGCGACCTGACGTCAATGTGTAATATTCTTGGATTAGATTACACAGGTACCAAAGAAGATCTAAGACAGAAAATAATACGAGCGCTTATGGATATCCAATCATTGGCACCACACGAAGATGACGACGTCGATTCAGGAGAAGAATCTGAGGAGTCAGAGAGAGCAGAAGAGTTGCCGCATAGACTACAAACGAAAATGAGAGCAAGCAGTGACATAGATGCTTCCTCTCATTCGAACAACGATTCGTATCAAATTCCACGGAAACACAGGAGACAAGACAGAACAAAAATTACGttcaattttaaagatataGAAGACACCATTCGTCCATTTGACGGGAGCGATGATTGCCCAATCGAAAAGTGGATCGCAAATTTTGAGGAGCTGGCAGCATTATTCAAGTGGGATGCCATACAAAAATTGGTGTTTGTACGTAAGTCTCTTAAAGGCGTTGCTAAAACATTTGTACGTGGGTTGAGCATTACGCAATCCTGGAAACAATTAAAGGAAGCCCTTAAGGAGGAATTCAGTTTGAAAGTGAGCAGCGCTGATATTCACCGAAAGCttgctaaaagaaaaataaaaaaagacgaaAATCTGCAAGAATATTACCTATCTATGAGAGAGATAGCGTCGAAAGGTAATATCGACGTCGAGTCGGTCATTCAATACATTATTGATGGCGTTCCGGATAACAGCAACAAGGTCGTGTTGTATGGCGCCAGGAATTATAACGAGTTCAAAGCGCGCCTTCGTACTTACGAGAGGATGCAAGATCGAGGAACCGCCAGCAGCAAAGGGTATCTTAAGAAGGAAACCATGGGTAAACCAACGAAAGACGATGCCAAATCAGAGAAAGACGATGCTAAGAGGACAGCGAAGGACAGATGCTACAATTGCGGCGAGGGTGGACACCGATCGACCACATGTCAATTTAAAGACCGAGGTAAAAAATGTTTCGGTTGTAATGATTTTGGCCACGAAACAAAAAACTGTCCAtctaaaaattctaagaaatcGCAGGTAACAACTAACGTACTTGTACAATCTGTCGATACGAGTCGaatgtttaaagaaattgtaatCGGAGATAACTGTTTGCGTGCTTTAATAGATACAGGTAGCCATCTCTCCTTGATGCGCGAAAACATGTTTACGACAATTAATATATCAAAGCTGTGTAAATCGCATGTACTGTTGACAGATATTGCTCAAGGCCAAGTTAAGACGCTGGGATATTTCCAGACGACGATCATTATAGACAATGTTGATTTTTCTATAACATTTTATGTGGTTCCTTCAGGGGCCTTAACTGTCGATATAATTTTAGgaacagattttattaatcaaactgAGATCACTATCAACCAAGATGGCATTAAAATTACGAAACCTAACGCTTTAGTTCTTCTTTCACAGATTGAATTACAACAGAACAATGACGAACTAATTCATACAGATTTGAATATTGATAACGAATCGAGAAAGACGGTAGAATGCATGATGTCGGCGTACAAACCGAATAAGATTAAGACGACAGatatcgaattaaaaataacgttaaaagAAGAAACACCCATTTATCAGTCTCCACGACGATTGCcgccgaaagagagagaaagcgttGAAAAACAAGTGAACGATTGGTTGCATGAAGGAATTATAGAACCGTGTTCGTCTGAATATGCAAGCCCTGTAGTAGTTGTTAAAAAGAAGAACGGTTCTCTTCGACTCTGTGTcgattatagaaaattaaatcgaATAATGGTTAGAGACAAATACCCACTTCCGGTGATGGATGAACAAATCGATTTATTAACAGAAGCTAATATATTTAGTACAATTGATCtagaaaatgcatttttacaTGTTAACGTAGAAGCATCCAGTAGAAAATATACAGCTTTTGTAACTCATCAGGATCATTAA